The Vicinamibacterales bacterium genome contains the following window.
GACGGCATGAACCTGGTGGCGAAGGAGTTCGTCGCCGCGCGCAACGACGAAGACGGCGTCCTCGTGCTCAGCGAGCTGACCGGCGCGGCGCAGGAGCTCGGCGAGGCGATCATCATCAATCCCTACGACGGCCGCGGCTTCATCGACGCGCTGCGCCGGGCGATCAGCATGCCGCCGGAGGAGCGCATGCGCCGGATGCGGCGTCTGCGCCGCGCCGTCGCCGGACGCAGTGTCTTCGCGTGGGCCTCCGAGATCCTCGACAACCTGCAGCGCATCCAGAGCGGGCGCCGGTCGTGGTTCGGGCGGGTGGCGTGACAATGGCAGTATGAACGCGCAGGTCGCGGCCTCGGAGCTCGTTCGCCGCCGCTGCGGCCGGCACCTGCTGCTGCTGTTCGACTTCGACGGCACTCTCACGCCCTTCCTGCCCGATCCCGGCGCGGTCGGCCTGGACGACGAGGTGCGCGCCCTGCTCGCGTCGCTCGCGCTGAAGCCGAAGTCGACGGTCGGCATCATCAGCGGCCGGCGGCTGCCCGATCTCGAGAAGCGGCTGAAGATTCCCGGCGAGGTCTACGTCGCCGGCTTCCACGGGCTCGAGATCCACGCGCCGGGCGAGACCTTCATGCATCCCGAGGCTGCCGCGGCGACGGCGACGATGCGGGCGATCGCCGGGGCCATGCGGCCGCACCTCCCGGCGCTGCCCGGCGTCTTCATCGAAGACAAGGTGTTCTCCATCGCGCTGCACTTTCGCGAAGCGGCGCCGGCGGTGCGCATCGTCTCGCAATCGCTCTTCATGGACGCCGCGCGCGAGCACCTCGATGCCGGACGCCTGCGCGTGCTGCCGGGCTCCTGCGTCGTCGAGCTGCTGCCCGGCATCTCCTGGCACAAGGGCAGCGCGCTGCAGTGGATCCGCGAGCGCATCGAGCGGGTGCACGGCCCGACGTTCACCGTCTACGTGGGGGACGACGTGACGGACGAAGATGCGTTCCGCGCCGTCGGTCCCGAGGGCATGACGATCTCCGCGAGCGACCGCGCGTCCGGCGCGGAGTTCTTCGTCAACGGGCCCGCGGGCGTGAAGCGTCTGCTACACTCGTTGGATGGCCCAGAGGATAACCGTCGCGCATAGTCCCGACTCCGACGACGCGTTCATGTTCTTCGGTCTGGCGTCGGGCGCGGTCGACACCGGCGGCATCGAAGTGGACCAGGTCCTCTCGGACATCGAGACGCTGAATCGCGCCGCGTTCGAGGGCAAGTACGAGGTCACCGCGGTTTCCTTCCACGCCTATGCGCACCTGCTCGACAAGTACGCGCTGCTGCCGCACGGCGCGAGCATGGGGGACAACTACGGTCCGATCGTCGTTTCCCGCCCCGCCTCCGCCGCCGGCACATCCGGCGGCAGCGGCGCCGGCGCAGGCGGCGTCAAGGGGCGGAAGATTGCGATCCCCGGAACGTTGACGACCGCGTATCTCGCGCTGCAACTGTACGAGCCGGACTTCGAGCCGGTCGTCGTGCCGTTCGATCAGATCGAGCAGTTCGTGAAGGACGGCCACGCCGACGCGGGGCTGTTGATCCACGAGGGGCAGCTCACCTACGGCGACAACGGCCTGCGCAAGATCGTCGATCTCGGCGAGTGGTGGGCGGAGCGGACCGGCGGGCTGCCGCTGCCGCTCGGCGGCAATATCATCCGGCGCGATCTCGGCCCCGAGATGATCCGCAGGGTCTCGAAGCTGCTGCACGACAGCATTGCCTACGCCCTGGCGCACCGCGCCGAGGCGGTCGACTACGCCCAGCAGTTCGGCCGCGGCCTCGACAAGGAGAAGACCGACCGCTTCGTCGGCATGTACGTCAACGACCTGACGCTCGGCTACGGGGAGCGCGGGCGGAAGGCGGTCGAGCGCCTGATGACGGAAGCGTACGAGCGAGGACTGATTCCGAAATCGGTTCCCGTGCAGTTTGCCGGCTGACCCGGCACCTTTCTCCCGCAATTTCAACCGCTTACGCGATCTGAACCGGTCGGCCCCGGATCTGCACTGAGCCTCCCGCCGGTCCTGTGACCGGAACAGGGGGGTCATGTTCCTGCGACCGAGTTGGCGAGTTGTTCTGTGCGTGCTTGCGGCGCTGCTGCTGACGGCGCTGGACGTGCGTGCACAGAGCATCGTCGATGCGCGGCGCGTCGAATTCACCCCCTCCCCGCAGCACAACGCCCTGACCACCACGGGCGCCCCGGTGGTCGAGCGGTACACGATCGAGGTCTTCGTCGCCGGCGGGGTCTGGCCGGTGTCCGGCGCCGATCTCGGCAAGCCGTCGCCCGGCACGGACGGCATGATCCGCCTCGACTTCGTCTCGCTGCTGACGACGCCGCTCGCCACCGGCGTCACCTACGAGGCGGTCGTCGAGGCCGTCGGCCCCGGAGGCCGCAGCGGCGGCACGCGCACGAACACGTTCTCGTTCGGCGGCGTTCCCTGCACGCCTGCGGTCTCGCCGCTCTCCGCGTCGTTTTCCGCCGCAGGTGGAAGCGGCGGCAGCGCCGTGACCGCCGGCTCCGGCTGCGTGTGGAACGCGACCAGCAACGTCTCGTGGATCACCGTCACGTCCAACGCCTCGGGCTCGGGTTCCGCCAACGTGAGCTTCAGCGTCGCCGAGAATCCGTCGACGAGCGGACGCACCGGGACGCTCACCATCGCCGGCGCCACGTTCACCGTCACGCAGGCGGGGGTGGTCTGCACCTACAGCATTTCACCGTCCAGCCAGTCGTTCACCGCTGCCGGCGGCAGCGGCGCCAGCACCGTGGCAGCGGGATCGGGCTGCGCCTGGACCGCGGCGAGCAATGCCTCCTGGGTCACCGTGACCGGCGGCGCCTCCGGATCCGGTGGCGGCGTCGTGGGCTTCAGCGTGGCCGCGAATACGGCGACGACCGCGCGCTCGGCCACGCTGA
Protein-coding sequences here:
- the otsB gene encoding trehalose-phosphatase is translated as MNAQVAASELVRRRCGRHLLLLFDFDGTLTPFLPDPGAVGLDDEVRALLASLALKPKSTVGIISGRRLPDLEKRLKIPGEVYVAGFHGLEIHAPGETFMHPEAAAATATMRAIAGAMRPHLPALPGVFIEDKVFSIALHFREAAPAVRIVSQSLFMDAAREHLDAGRLRVLPGSCVVELLPGISWHKGSALQWIRERIERVHGPTFTVYVGDDVTDEDAFRAVGPEGMTISASDRASGAEFFVNGPAGVKRLLHSLDGPEDNRRA
- a CDS encoding MqnA/MqnD/SBP family protein, whose protein sequence is MAQRITVAHSPDSDDAFMFFGLASGAVDTGGIEVDQVLSDIETLNRAAFEGKYEVTAVSFHAYAHLLDKYALLPHGASMGDNYGPIVVSRPASAAGTSGGSGAGAGGVKGRKIAIPGTLTTAYLALQLYEPDFEPVVVPFDQIEQFVKDGHADAGLLIHEGQLTYGDNGLRKIVDLGEWWAERTGGLPLPLGGNIIRRDLGPEMIRRVSKLLHDSIAYALAHRAEAVDYAQQFGRGLDKEKTDRFVGMYVNDLTLGYGERGRKAVERLMTEAYERGLIPKSVPVQFAG